From a single Dysidea avara chromosome 14, odDysAvar1.4, whole genome shotgun sequence genomic region:
- the LOC136244030 gene encoding uncharacterized protein, translating to MSQVIFNSSNALLTIPFIFSQCGRTKETAIVLTDNDDTSNGEPFDSEEDFPATWFTEDLVQKAESPLRIVKAKKYREIITVLDEDMKQEYAENSSDEDDRIDKESVRKKLKFSEQQSQCSQPIYEYPPSKYTSERILQILLDPKIPNEKICAAKPTGITSSATFVIDIRQLKCVDDVKKDEFGIWKYSGSHPTAYKVTVHDDIVEVEKCSDDCCEEDSIIHLRRLHCTHPSNQEFKRMICFVSDSSNNPHHLCLITYRIPHGYTPIIQGHGNAKEYKPFFPTWPSTIKRIKEEGMTKRSKEAFQLIDSEIGGVVNATAPGELPRNEKQMYNHKRKTDGGTTRSKADEIFSVMQKAHTQDPAHKFVRDIKTAPEPAIILADDQQLQDLVRFATSSVNFGIVTIDPTFSLGEFDVTPITYRHLLLETRRGNSTPIFLGPILIHYKKSFASYLFFASSLIGLCPQLQAIRVFGTDGEQPLINAFSHEFGFSQHLTCFIHVRKNIKEKLSNCNIQSDVALKVLNDVFGYRMGTVFQEGLVDSTDVEDFQAKLESLIEKWNTLANSSSADMAEFIDWFKANKVEVIRDTMLRPVREECGLGNPPEIFTTNPSESMNAVLKRKLDFRK from the exons ATGTCACAGGTAATTTTTAATAGTAGCAATGCGTTACTTACCATTCCGTTCATTTTTTCCCAGTGCGGCCGTACGAAGGAGACTGCCATTGTGCTGACTGACAACGATGATACAAGCAACGGCGAGCCCTTCGACTCTGAAGAGGATTTCCCAGCCACTTGGTTTACAGAAGACTTGGTACAGAAAGCAGAATCTCCTTTACGTATAGTGAAAGCGAAGAAGTACAG AGAGATAATTACTGTGCTGGATGAAGACATGAAGCAAGAATATGCTGAAAATAGTAGTG ATGAAGATGACAGAATAGATAAGGAGTCAGTCAGGAAAAAGCTGAAGTTCAG TGAACAACAATCTCAATGCAGTCAGCCTATTTATGAGTACCCACCTTCAAAGTATACTTCAGAAAGAATCTTACAGATATTACTTGATCCTAAAATACCTAATGAGAAAATATGTGCAGCCAAACCTACCGGGATTACTTCTAGTGCAACATTTGTGATAGACATTCGTCAGCTGAAGTGTGTAGATGATGTTAAGAAGGATGAATTTGGAATCTGGAAGTACTCAGGCTCTCACCCAACAGCATATAAAGTTACAGTACATGATGATATAGTTGAAGTAGAGAAATGCAGTGATGATTGTTGTGAAGAAGATAGCATCATTCATTTACGACGTCTCCATTGCACACATCCTTCCAACCAAGAATTTAAACGTATGATTTGTTTTGTGTCAG ATTCATCAAATAATCCTCACCATCTTTGTCTCATTACATATCGAATTCCGCATGGATACACTCCTATTATACAGGGACATGGAAATGCCAAAGAGTATAAACCTTTTTTCCCCACTTGGCCTAGCACTATAAAGCGAATTAAAGAAGAAGGAATGACAAAGAGATCAAAAGAGGCTTTCCAATTAATTGATTCAGAGATTGGTGGCGTAGTGAATGCAACAGCTCCTGGAGAGCTCCCTCGTAATGAAAAACAAATGTATAACCACAAAAGAAAAACTGATGGTGGTACTACAAGAAGCAAAGCTGATGAGATTTTTTCTGTGATGCAAAAAGCTCACACACAAGATCCAGCACACAAATTTGTACGAGATATCAAAACTGCTCCCGAACCAGCAATCATATTAGCTGATGATCAACAACTTCAAGATTTAGTCAGGTTTGCCACATCCTCGGTGAACTTTGGTATTGTTACGATTGACCCTACATTTTCACTTGGAGAGTTCGATGTCACTCCAATTACTTACCGTCATCTTTTGTTAGAAACTAGGAGAGGGAACTCTACTCCAATATTTTTGGGCCCAATTTTGATTCATTATAAAAAGTCTTTTGCAAGCTATCTATTTTTTGCCTCTTCTTTGATAGGACTGTGTCCACAGTTGCAAGCAATCAGGGTGTTTGGTACAGATGGCGAGCAGCCACTCATCAATGCTTTCAGCCATGAATTTGGCTTTTCCCAACATTTAACCTGCTTTATTCATGTGCGTAAGAATATAAAAGAGAAGCTTAGTAACTGCAATATTCAATCTGATGTTGCACTCAAGGTGCTAAATGATGTGTTTGGTTATAGAATGGGTACTGTATTCCAGGAAGGACTAGTTGATTCCACTGATGTTGAAGATTTTCAAGCCAAGTTGGAGTCACTTATAGAAAAGTGGAATACTCTTGCTAACTCGAGCTCAGCAGATATGGCTGAGTTCATTGATTGGTTTAAAGCAAATAAGGTAGAGGTAATTCGTGATACGATGCTGCGTCCTGTTAGGGAAGAATGTGGGCTTGGAAATCCACCAGAGATCTTTACAACTAATCCTAGTGAAAGTATGAATGCTGTTTTGAAACGCAAACTGGATTTTAGAAAGTGA